The following coding sequences lie in one Apium graveolens cultivar Ventura chromosome 3, ASM990537v1, whole genome shotgun sequence genomic window:
- the LOC141711527 gene encoding transcription factor MYB60-like, whose product MGRPPVAERMGEPKRGPWSPEEDITLVSYIQDHGPRNWRLVPSNAGLQRCGKSCRLRWKNYLRPGIKRGNFTPAEDMMILRHQALLGNRWAAIAEHLPGRTGSDIKYYWHTHLKKKLGTVNQAFPSPAPATDSLVFPAPAPAQSPIGLHANTSAYVPLVFPSLVSAPVPEVFPTQLSATVTQVPPAPAPAPVTEVPPARAPSPYSHSQFPPAPAPFSPAPSSTSGREDSDHMLGMLTPFRDGQISFNPFY is encoded by the exons ATGGGGAGGCCACCTGTTGCTGAAAGAATGGGAGAACCAAAGAGAGGACCGTGGAGTCCTGAAGAAGACATCACATTGGTGTCTTACATTCAAGATCACGGTCCACGCAATTGGAGACTTGTTCCTAGCAATGCtg GGTTGCAGAGGTGTGGTAAAAGCTGCAGATTGAGGTGGAAGAATTATCTACGGCCCGGTATAAAACGCGGAAACTTCACTCCTGCAGAAGACATGATGATTCTCCGTCATCAAGCTCTCCTTGGAAACCG ATGGGCTGCCATAGCTGAACACCTGCCTGGTAGGACTGGCAGTGACATCAAGTACTACTGGCATACCCATCTGAAGAAGAAGCTGGGTACAGTTAATCAGGCTTTCCCTAGTCCGGCTCCTGCTACTGATTCTCTGGTTTTCCCTGCTCCAGCTCCTGCTCAGAGTCCGATCGGGCTGCATGCAAATACTTCCGCTTATGTTCCCCTGGTTTTTCCCTCTCTGGTTTCTGCTCCGGTTCCTGAAGTTTTCCCCACTCAGCTTTCTGCCACTGTTACTCAGGTTCCTCCTGCTCCGGCTCCTGCCCCTGTTACTGAGGTTCCTCCTGCTCGGGCTCCTTCCCCTTACTCTCACTCTCAGTTTCCTCCGGCTCCTGCCCCCTTTTCTCCTGCTCCTAGTTCCACATCAGGACGTGAGGATAGTGACCACATGCTCGGCATGTTAACTCCCTTCCGAGATGGTCAGATTTCTTTCAACCCGTTTTACTAA
- the LOC141713798 gene encoding uncharacterized protein LOC141713798, giving the protein MVDKNLSECFNSWIVEARYKPIIELLDDIRLQVMERIYKKIDWMSGLQTQICPRIINKLNYSIERTRFCKSTWTGGSDCEVRDIDGGQWVVDKDRNTCSCRRWELTGISCSHGCTAIFSMNERAEEKVDACYKKELYIEAYSQLLKPMKGSLYWPKTEFPDILPSKARRMPGRPKKYRRREQGEDGACTKLSKKGVLMRCSQCMVAGHNKITCKASPEEIDEIQKKNS; this is encoded by the coding sequence ATGGTTGACAAAAACTTATCTGAATGCTTCAATAGTTGGATTGTGGAGGCCAGATATAAGCCAATAATTGAATTGTTAGATGACATTAGACTTCAAGTAATGGAGAGAATTTATAAGAAGATAGATTGGATGTCTGGTCTTCAAACTCAAATTTGTCCTAGAATAATTAATAAGCTAAATTATAGCATTGAAAGGACTAGGTTCTGCAAGTCCACTTGGACTGGTGGCTCCGATTGTGAGGTTAGGGACATTGATGGGGGACAATGGGTGGTTGATAAGGACAGAAATACTTGTAGTTGTAGGAGATGGGAGTTAACAGGCATCTCATGTAGTCATGGATGCACTGCCATTTTCAGTATGAATGAAAGGGCTGAGGAGAAAGTAGATGCTTGCTACAAGAAGGAGTTATATATTGAGGCATATTCCCAGCTTCTGAAACCCATGAAGGGGTCTTTATACTGGCCTAAAACAGAATTCCCTGACATACTCCCTTCCAAGGCAAGAAGAATGCCAGGGAGACCTAAGAAATATAGAAGGAGGGAGCAAGGTGAGGATGGTGCATGCACTAAACTTAGTAAGAAAGGGGTTCTCATGAGGTGTAGCCAATGTATGGTTGCTGGCCACAACAAAATAACATGTAAAGCAAGTCCAGAAGAGATAGatgaaattcaaaaaaaaaatagtTGA